A stretch of DNA from Rattus rattus isolate New Zealand chromosome 1, Rrattus_CSIRO_v1, whole genome shotgun sequence:
GTTGCCAATTCTTTGATTCCCAAGGGGAGCAGAGAGTGTCTGTTTCCCTCTTCCTTTATAGACCTGTGCTGAGATCCAAGAGGTTGCCCGGGTGCTTGGCCTGGTGTGGTTCTACTGTCTCATAGCCCACACTTGAGTCTAGACAGTTCTCCCAGCACACCTGGCTCATGCCGCACTGCTCCTTAGATCTCCACCATATCTGAGGTtaattcttcttttcattctgcCTTTTGTTTGTATCTCTCCCGTCTGTTAGTCTCTCTCTGATATTTGTCTGACTTTAGTCCTCTCTAGGAATAGGTTTTTTTGGTGTTTCTAAGATATCATGCAGCAGTGAAAAGTGGTCTAAGGACAGACGGCCCTGCTTCTTGCTTTGCCATGTATTACCTTGGGCATGTTCTTGGATCCTGTGCATTTACTTTCCTTGATTTCAAAGTGGGAATCACAGTCCCTCCCAACACAGTGGTTGTGAAGAATCAGATTAGAAAAGTTCCCCATGAGTGCTCTGGAAGTATTTTAGTACCCCCATCCTCAGCctgcattagtcagggttttccAGAGAAGCAgaatctgctctctctctctctctctctctctctctctctctctctctctctctctctctctctctgtgtgtgtgtgtgtgtgtgtctttgtgtctgtgtctctgtctgtctgtctttgtctgtctgtctgtctttgtatgtttgtGACTGTGCCGACCATGCTGACGACGTTGCCGCCTGATTCTtgcctccactttccaagtgctagtgttacagacatgcaccacacctggctacagAGATTACTTTTTAAACTAAAGTCTACAACCTCCAGGTAAGCAAGGGGGAGAAAGCTAGCGGGGAGTCGTAGTCCAAGTTCAGAGGCGTGAGGCTTGCAGAATTTCTTCCTGTTCATGAGAAGTCAGTCTTTGTCTAGGAAGGCCTTGGACTGATTGGAGATGCCCCCCCCACCCAATAGAAGAGAgtctgctggggttggggatttaactcagcggtagagcgcttgcctagcaagcacaggccctgggctcggtccccagctccggaaaaaaaaaaaaaaaaaaaaaaagagagtctgCTTATTTGAAGCCCAAAATATACCGTCATAGAAACATCCAGAATGGTATTACACCAAATATCTGCTCTCTGTGGCCCAGCCAAGTTCATGTAAGTTAAGGACCATGGTGCTTCGTGTGTCTTTGCTGGAGCTGTGCCTTTTGTCAAAAATTTTCACGGTGTGGGTTCCTCAAAGCAAGAAAggcacattctctctctgctctgctgggGTGCTCCTTGCCAGGGGGCCCAGCCAAGTTCCCCACTTAGTCCTCACCTGTCCCCTCCCTAGGACATCCTAATGGCTGCAGTGCTTGTTTTATTCCCCCCCTGCCTGGCTGGAAGCagtgcctgcctctctccctgcacATCACTTGTCACTTGTGCAAGTCTTAAGGCCTTTATCTCCTTCACCTTTCGCTGTAGTTACTGTGTATAAGTGTCTTATCATCCGTGTAGCAATTGTAACTTATCAGTCTCTAGATCCTCACCGTGCCTGTGGGGGCCCAGTCACCACCCTGTGGATGTTAATGATTGGCAAATGAAAGACCTAGGGAGGGCAGTAAGTGATATTGAGTGAAGTGGGGGAACAGGGAGGCCTCAAGGCTGACTCATGGTGAGCTGCAGTGTGATGATGCTGACACGCAGTGACAGAGTTGTAGGTGAGAGAAGCCCAGCATGGCTCCCAGTGTTAATATGTGTGTTGAGTCATCAACACACTGAGGTAGGTGCCATGGTTAGCTCCACTTTTCTGCCAAGGAGTCTGTGGTGCTGATGAGCCAGGTATGGAGTTGGCCCGGCTGAAGAGTCTGTGTGTTTAAAGTACTGTGGCTGAGCACTTACTCTGTACTAGGCTGTGTAGCATCTCACCCGCCTTGTCTCTGTTCCTCATGGCAAACGTATAAAGTACCAGGCATCTCCACTTTGCAGATGAGGAAGAAGGCTTACTGAGTCTAGTGTCTTGCCCAAGGTTATATAAATAGAAAGAGGTGAGTCTAGGGTCTACAGTGTTAGGAGCCCACAGGAAAACCCTTAGGGCTGGGATGGGGGATGGCTTGGGCAGAAAAATGGAAGCAGCTCGTTAGGTCTTCCCTGGGGCAAAAACGTACCTCTGCTTCAAGAGACAAAGCAAGGATGTTTTTTGTGAGGGTCCTGAGCACTGTTCTTAGTTTGATGATGGGTTGAGGGGGCTGGGACATGCTGAACATCAGAGGTCAGGGGTACCTGGCCAACTCTGGGTCTACCAGTGACAGCGTTGGAGACATCCAAGACTCCGCCCAGCTGCTGGGAGATAGAGTGCCCAGGCCTGCTGTCCATGCAGATCTAGGCCGATGGATCCCTTGCACCTCTGCCATAGCATCTCCTCACATCGGCTCTTTCCCTGGAGTAGCGGGGGCAGTTCTTTCCAGACTCCCAGTCCTCTTCTGATATGGCTTTTGAAGAGTTCTGGAAATTTCCAGAGCAGGCTGGGGTTCATCCGGAATGAAGTTCCTGCAGCAGAACCTACTGGGCAGGCGTGTCTCAGAACATGTGTCAGTCACAACATGTCTCAGCACCACCTTCTCTGCCCAGGtcattgctgtggtcatggacCTTTTCACTGATGGGGATATATTCCAAGACATTGTGGATGCTGCCTCTAAGCGCCGGGTCCCTGTATACATCATCCTGGATGAGGGTGGAGTGAAATTCTTTTTGGAGATGTGTCAGGGCCTAGAGCTCGCAGACTTCCGCATTCGGGTGAGTTCACCACTGGGACAGGTTGTGggccctcctcctgcctcctcccaagCTCAGGGGCTCAGACTGAAGTTCAAGATCccaatatttttccttctatgtgaAGCCAAGATTCAGGACCTTGTAACTGCCTAATTATATATCCTAAATGTTGCCCTAGAGCTGCTGAGGCTGAAGGAGGCAGCTGGGCCCAGCCCTGGGGCGGTCCGTCCGTAGAATCACTGACTTCACTGCTAGGTTCACCACAAGGCTGTAGCTCTCTGTGGGAAACTTCAAGCAAGAACTCTcttgttcaaaataaaatatgtaaagctAAAGCAAGCAGAGACTTTTGGAAAGACTCAGGCAGTAGTAAGGGTCTATGGACCCCTCCCAAAGCAAGGCCTTGGTACGGAGCCCTGAGGCCTCCCTAAACAGGGCGATacgtctttctcctcttctcaacAGAACATCCGTGTCCGCTCTGTGACAGGAGTTGGGTTCTACATGCCCATGGGGAAGATCAAGGGGACGCTCTCATCAAAGTTCCTGATGGTCGATGGGGACAAAGTAGCCACCGGATCTTACAGGTCTGTTGGGCCGTGTCAAGGGAGGGCCCAGGGGACCTGTGTTCATGGTAGTTGTTAATCGGGAACATGCTAGCCTGGAGCTTCCATGGTTGTGTGTTTTAAGAGGCCAGTTCCTTTCCTCAGACTTTCTGTTGACAGATTAGTTATTCCAGATGGAGGATCAACTCTTCTAGGCATTACGCATTGCTGGCTTGTTGTGTTTCTCTGGCAGCCGGTTGGTTGTACTTTGAGGCTGGTTTTTGGGTGCGATAAGCAAGAAGTAGAAAGGACAAGATCTGGGAAAGAGATGTAagatgttgtcttagttacttttctattcctgtgaccaaacaccatgaccaaggtgacttaAAAGAAAGCTTTAGTTTGGGGGCTCATGgatccagagggttagagttcatgaccatcatAGCAGGAATACGgtagcaggcatggtgctggatcTTACATCCACACACACGTGGCAAAGACAGTGAAGTGGGAATaacatgggtttttgaaacttcaaagcccatccacagtggcacacctcctaCAAGAAGGCCACAGTCCTAATTAAGCATTCAAACAGACGAGgctatggggaccatttttatTCCAACTGCTACAGATGTGGCACAGAGAGATGACTCCAGAATTTGAATTGAAAAACAAAGTACCAGGTACACGAGAACCTGTGTATGAGTCATCTCTCCCCTCTGAAAACGTGAAAAACAAGGTGAGTCTGGAGCACATGGTGGCAATGAGTGGATGATCTGAGCCAAAGTATGAGTTTCGCAGATGCTGTGCACTCTGGGAGCGATCAGCGAGCTAACAGATGCAGTTTGGTCCGTGTGCATTGCGTGTGTCTGTACCAGGCATGAATTGCTGGCTATTTCATTATGAACCCCCGGCGGCATGGTCTACCTTAGGTCCTATGAGCCGCATTGTACAGGACAGGGTAGATGTGGATCCGGTCTGACTTCTCAAGCCccatgggaaggaaaggaaaggagaatttAACCTGGTGAAAGGAGAATGGTCCAGTGTGAGGGCAAGAGGCACCTTTCCCCAGATACCAGGCAGTGCGCCCACGGGGCAGGGAGTGTTGAAGGAGCTACTGCTGGGACACTGGAGAGGTCTGGGCCCAtccatgtctctgtttttctATCCCCAGCTTTACCTGGAGCTCCTCCTATGTGGACAGGAATCTCCTCTTGCTCCTGACAGGACAGAACGTGGAGCCCTTTGACATAGAGTTCCGGGAGCTGTATGCCATCTCTGAGGAAGTAAACTTGCACCAGCACCTGGGCCTGGCAGGAAGGATTGGCCTCAACTACTCCTCCACTGTAGCTCGAAAGCTTATCAACCCCAAGTATGCCTTAGTGGCAGGCACCCGCCCTCCTCCAGGAGAAATGATGCGTTGGGCGGCCCAGCAGCAGCGGGATGCTGGTGGCAACccagagggacaggaggagggcaGTGGCGGTGGTGAGTCTGCCCGGCGTCTGGAGAGCTTTCTGAATGACCTGGTCACAGTAGAGCAGGTTTTGCCCACAGTGGACCCCATTATCCCAAGATTGCCGAAACCTAATGATGGCAAGACAACCTCttatgcacacacagacctgaGGCACAAATCCCGAGAGGCACTCCCCCAGAATGGCAAGGGAGAAGCTGCCAATGGAGAGGCCACCCCAGCCAAGGAGAGCAGACGCTTCAGCAGCAGGTTCTTCAGCCGTCGAGTAAAGAGGCCCACAGTGCACAACAACATGGCCGGCTCCCCTTCCACTGAGACTTTTACTGATGTGGAGTTTCAGCTGGGAAAGAGGCACAATGAGGGTTCCATGGCCAATATATCAGGTGAGCTCCTGGCCACACGCATGGCCCTTACGGACTGTCTGCCTCCCAGCTACAGGTACAGTTTgctggcaggaagcagaaaggtgCTCCTGGGTCAGAAGGGCCTCCATTCCTGGTCTCTCTGATCACTGAACCTGGTGACCCAGGGCAAGTCACTGCAGGTCGCAGTTTCAGATTCCCGGCCTCTCTGAGGGAAGAGTGATATGTGGCTTGCTTAGTGTTGAGCACAGCAGTGGGCATAGGATGGCCTTCAAGGACTCTTAACCTCCATGGTTTTCAGATCACCTTCATGGGAtctcaggaaaagaaggaagTGTGACAAGTGTTTCTGTTATAAATAGAGTCCAGGGCTCTTTCTGGCCACCCTATTCCTTGCTGTCATCAGGACCTGATCAAGTCAGACATACCTCAGCTTTGCCTGGTCCGACTGTTGCCCTGACTCAGCTTCCCAGTGTCTGTGGTAATCCTTAGAACTGTTTTCCCCATGTCTGTTTGAAAAGTGGATTTGCCCTCTGGGAGAGATTGGTGATGTGGTGACATCTTTTCTAACCATCTCTCTGGGATCTGCTTGAAGtcctgtcttttttctctttctccggAGCAGCCTGTTAGGATCTTCGGGAGTCTGGCAGTGACAGCATCCCCCAGTTAGAAGGACTCTGTTGGGATGTTTCCTTTATGGCTTTGCAGTGATTAGAAGTGAGCTTCCTGGCTGGCCCACTGTGAGAATCCTGACTGTGGATTGTCTGTCCTGAGCAGCCCAGGGGCTCCCAGGATGCAGGTACTCAGGGGTCTGGTTTGACCCAGTCAGGGACCTAAAGCAGGAAAAGCCCCACTTTCCTCCTGGTTAGAAGTGCGTCATGTCATCATGTCCTGTTGCACCCAGGGGTATGGCTGCCTTTTAGAGCAGGTCTGGGGCTCTCTAGGATGTGACACAGGATGAGCACCAGAGCACCCCTTCCTGGCTCCAGTGGGCCCACACTTTCTGAGCAGTGAGGCAGGCCAGGTTCTGCACGGGTACTTCCCTTCCCCTCACCCGCACAATGCCTGAGTCAAGAGGCAGGTGGAGACTGGGGGAAGCACATTCAGTGCAGGACATGGAAAATGACTGTAAGCCGGATTCAAAGCCAGGCCTGGACCTCTTCCTGTCAGAGGAGGAGTGGTTGGTCCCTCATTCCCATTCCCCTTGGGCCTCCCTGGCTCCCCAGCACCAGATGCTGACGTGCTGGGCCTCTTATTTGGAAGGAGGGTTGCCATGGTGAACACCTggcaagaaagaggagggggtgaGCCCAACCACAAAGGGGCTGCTTCCCAACTCCTGACAGAAGTGAGGTGGAAGCATTCTCTTCCCTTGCCCCTCACCCTGAGGTACTGTTTCCATAGAAACGCAAAGCCTATTGTCttgtcccttcctgctgcctctggTGTCAGATTCCCCTGCTTAGATGACTGGGCAGTTAGAGTTTGCCACTGCTGCCTGTCTCTGAGCATTTGTACGTGGTGCTCTGGAGCCAACAAGCAGACCCACTGTGTGTGCAGTTTCAGGAGCCCCAGCTCCACAGCACCTCGCCCCCTGAGCAGAAGTGGCTGGCACAACATAGGAAAGTCTGAAGTGTGTCCAGCGTCATCCCTGGGGAGAACATAGAGGTGGCAacgtgcgcgcgcatgcgcgcacacacacacacacacacacacacacacacacacacacacaccctgccaccCTCATCATGGCCCTGAAATCCCAGCTCTCTAAGACCTCTAGCCCCTGTTTCATTCTTGCTCAAAGGCAGAGTTTCTCCTCCCAAAGGCCCTTCCTACACTTTTTCTACCCCCAGGCCCTAGGCTGAGAGGCCTCGGTTCCCTTCTCGAGGTGGTAGCCGCTGAGCAGCCAGACTACACACCTCACAACACAGCATGGGCCCCAATCCTGGGAGAGCTGGGGCTTGAGTTGGATTGGAACCATTTCAGCTTCTTCCTCAGAGAAGGATCGCATCCAGGGAAGGAATCCCTTCCCCATAGGGAGCACTCAGCGGCAACAGTGGTGGTGCGACTGCTGCTTCCCCTCCTCTGGGCTGTCTCTTCTAGAGGAGGAGGGGTAAGCTGGGGAGGGCTTCTGAGGTCCCTCTGAGTTGAAGCTGACTGTCCTATCTGTCTCTGCACCCTCTTGTCAAAGAGAACGTGGGTGGATGACAGGGTGGGCgaaagaaagataggaaaagCCGAGAGCTGACAGCCTGTAAAATTGCTTGATAAGAAGTATATAGTTGTCAAACAGCATGCAAATTTTTGCAAGCCCAGGTGTGGCCCTGGGGAGAATCTCACAGAATTGCCTcctttggggctgggggtggaggggcatAATGGAATCAGCCTGGCAGTTTGAAGACCCAGAGCCCCCTCTAGTGGCTGACATGTCCtttgcagatttttctttttctctaaaccGTGCCCCTGCACTGCTATTAGCTGCTGCCTTCCTGGCCACTTGCCACCTGCGCCCATACAGGCTCTCTGTGGAGATTTCCGGAGTCTCAGGAAGGCACAGCCAGGGGCATCCTTGTTTAAAACCCTGTCTATAGAGTCTGCACTGCTAGGCTGGGCTCAGAaatctgcattaaaaaaaaaacactatgaAACAGGCTTTAGTCAACTAAATTTACCATTCTCTGGATGATGCTCGCTGCCGTATAGGTAAAAACTAAGGGGTGGGATGGATGGCGTTCAGCAAAATGTGGAATACCGGCAGtgctgacagaaaaaaaaaaaagctttggaaACCAAAGCTCTTGTTACAGCTGTTGCCATGAAGATCCCGTTTATCTTTTAACCAATCCCACTGCcaagtatttaaaattaaacactgaaTTAAATCAGAAGCATAGCACAGTAATGCCAGTATCAGAGACATTCATGTAACAAAATAGTGGATTTCGGTGTCTCCAACACTCGTGCTAGCTTAGAATACGATGGCCCCAGTGCATCAGTGGAAGAAGACCTTCCCTGGCTACACCACGTGGTCACAGAGTcataagcaggtcaggaagcaccGAAGGAGATATCTGCATTTTGAACGGCAGCCTTGGTTTCCCCCACAGAGCTCTCCAACACAGGGGGATCTTCAGACCAGCACCAATGCAGTTTGTTACAGGAGATTCAGACAAAGCTCTGCCCTCAGAGGTCACTAGGTTTTCGGAGGGAGTTCTAGGTGCTGTTCTTGGACTCCTAGGGAATCAGTTGGAAAATGAGCAGTAGTTTTCAAGTGTTAAAGAGACATACTGTGAAATTCTgtcactcagaactcaggtggGTTTGCAAGTGTTTCTGGGATGGTGGTGTCCCGTGAATAGTTCTTGCACTCCAGGAGGACCAACCCCTGTGTCCACAGACAGGCTGTGAGGAGAGGGCAGCATCGGCTCTGCTCCCAGACACCTCAAAGCAGCTGCAGCTCTCCCCAGAAGGTCAGAGACATTATCATCTCCCAGTGTCTTTAGAGATCAGAAGGCCCATGGTACCATCTCTGATTTTAGAGTTATAGCTACTAGGGTCCTGGGTTTGGGGACTTCAGGCTTTTCTGTGTTGCCCTTTGGGGATAGTGGTTTTTGATGTCCTTCCTGGAAATCTGAGTCCTCATCAGGGTGGACTGGTGGGGAAGTGCTTCCAGGGCTGAGGATCTGTGGCCACATCGGGACTATCACTCAAGTGTTGCTTCTGAGGAGCATGGGTCAGACCTCAGCCCGTGTGTGGAACCTGTAGTCAGATCTGATTGTTCTGGGTCCTGTGACCAGCAGGGGGTGCTGGTCATGTGGCTGAGGTAAGCTAACTGCTCCAGCGATGAGGCAGCTGTACTGTTCACGTCTGTCatcttacgtgtgtgtgtgtgtgtgtgtgtgtgtgtgtgtgtgtgtgtgtattgtccgCACGTATatatgtgcactgcatgcatgcctggtgccattATGGTTCAAGAGGAGGCATTgtgtcccctgaaactggagttacaggtgtttgtgaccTACCATgtggtgctgtgaactgaactcaggtcctctgaaagagccacagtgttcttagctgctgagtcgtTTCTTCAGCTCAGCTCTGCTGTCCTTCCCAGTTCCTCTGAGGCTGCCTGGGCCTCTGCCCACTCTCCCAGTAAGGTGCTAGGTAAGCTGGCTTCACTCAGCACTGTTTGTGTTGGTCTGAACTCCAAATATCTAGCCACTGCCTACTTGTTTTGTCCAACAAGAATACAGTTTTGAAGCGTTTGCTCTGTGGGGCACCGTTGTAAATTAAGCAGGGAATGGAATAAACAAAAGGCCTTTCTTGTGGTGCCCATTACCTTGAGACAGTTGAAGGCAGGGAGTGTTGTCACTGTTATACAGGGTGCCCAGGGGATGCCTCGTTGGTTAAGGAACACGTGCACAGCCTCAGATGGACACATGAACATTGGGGGAAGAATGATCCAGATAAAAAGAATGTGAAGCCCTAAACGCTATAAAAAGAGGGGACCTACTGTCATCACAGCGCTGTTGTGACTTTCTgtattgctgctgctgcccctTCTGAGGTAGCTTCCTGCTGGCTGTCGTCCACATGCCCTAGGCTGCAGCATTCCCAGTCCTCTCTCACTGCCACTCTTGCAGGCCTCATCCCATCCCTGCTGCTCCTCAGTCCTCCTCCCAGGCTTCAGACCAATGAGCCTCTTTGGTTTTGGGTTGGTTTAGTTTTctgatttgctttgtttgtttgagacagggtttcttgtaacctggaacttgctctgtagaccaggctggtcttgaactcagagactcacctgcttctgcctcccaagtgctgggactggagGTGTGGCCACCACTGCTCAGCAGTACTAATCCTCTTCAGCTTGGCTTTCTCCCATAAGTCTTCTTTGGGCCATTCACTACCCTACTGACatactttataaaaagaaatagcttGGGTGGTTGGTATAATTCTTCCACATCAATCTGTATGGGTCTGAGGCACCTGCCCTTAGCAGATTCCTAGTAAAATGAACATGGAAGAAATGATGGGACACATTCCCTCAAGCCTGTTTCTCTGTCAGAGTCACGACAGTGAACCCTGAGGGACAGTTTCAGGCTGGCACCCAACCTTGTAAACCAAAGGGTCAGGTCCTGCTAAAGACCAGCTTTTCTGGGAAGGAGCTGGCAGGGCACAGGCTCTGTTGGTGCTCCTGTGCCCTTGACACACTCCTACCCAGTTCCTGGATCCAGAGATTGATTTGGCTTACCTGCCTCCAAAATGCTACTGCCTCTGGGGAGGTACTGGGTATCTACTTACTGggccaaagcaaacagaaaaagccACTGAGGAGAGGAAGTGGGAACTACGCATCCGCTGTTGCTGCTACAGCAAGGGGCTCCAGGGTGGTAGAATTTAATGACTCTCACAGAGCCATACCAGACACAGCCTTCAGAGTCACCACAGAAGGCTGCTGCTGGTTTCCTGTTCTACCTCCCCCTAGGCAGTCATCTGCCTGGGTCTAGGGGGACACCCAGGAGGGAGGGGACACCCAGGAGGGAGGGGCTCAGGCAGTTTTTTGCAATAGGTCCTGAGGTATGAGTTCATTGTAGCCCCAATGAGGCAGTGTCTAGTGGAGCACAGACAGCAGGCCTGGGCACTGTGGCCTTTGAAAAGCATGGGGACTCAAAAGAGGCTGAAGCAGCCCTGCCTAGTCTAGCCTCTGCCCGGTGCCTCTCCTGCTACTACAACTCACAAGAGGCAGTGTCACCTTAATTAAATTCACAGTTGAAGTGATACAGAAGGTGGTGTGAGTGCCAGGGAGATTGCCTTTATTGTATAGGGGGGAATAGGCAGGAAGTAACACAGTGGCTTCCACCTGGGAAAAGCAGCCAGCAGGCATTCTGAGGAAGTAGTCGCTGCCTCCAGGGCCAGCCAGAGGTGTCAGAGCTGCCTCACAGCTCCCCTTCCCCAGAGTTCAGAGCAGGGTTCAATCATGAAAACTGCTggtaccagggttggggatttagctcagtggtccgcaaggccctgggtccggtccccagctccgaaaaaaaaaaaaaaaaaaaaaaaactgctgctGGTACCTTTTCCTAGGATTATGAAGGAGGTAGAAAGGCCGGAGAAGCCCTCCCCAGGACCCTTCTATACTTCAGCTACCTGAGTGGTAGATGACCTGAGGCTGAACTAGAAGGCCAGGGTCGGCTCTGACCAATCAGGAACAGGACAACTGCTTGCTTCAGCTCAGCAGTAAATGGTTCTGGCACTCATCCTTGCCACCCCATACCCTCCTTGAAGATCCCTGTGAGTGCCTTTGATTTCACTTTGAGAGCATGAAGCTGTCTACAACATTTAGCTGCTAGTATCAGGAATCTTTAAGTCATTGGTGGCTGGCTCTGGAGTCCCTGTCTGTTTTGTTCAGGAGACATGGATCACTTGGTGTCTCCAATCATGGAGATCCTCCGATCATGGTGAGGCCATTGAAGTAGATAGGACCTTTGCTTTTCCTGGGCTTCCTGTTGACCTGGATTCCAGATCAGCAGCTTAGAAGAGAGGTATTAGCCCTGAACACTGAACTCATAGATGGTTCAGGGTTGGATTTGTTACTTATGCCCTTCACGTCTGCACCCTGtctccacaggtagaggaagCTCCAGCGTCACCAAGGCCAGCAACTGTGTGATCTCTTGAGCTGCAGGGTATTGGTGGGCGGGACCTTCAGATGCccacccatctggtcctgtgccaAGAACAAGGCCTCTTCCCTGCACTAGGAAACACATCAGACCCTCAGCAGACCTCCTACCCTGTAGCCTCCATTCCAGTCTTAGTGCTGGAATTCCAGACAGCAGGATCTGAATCTCATCTCATCATCTCAACCATTGCGTGCCTGCGGCAGACCGTGGTGGTCTGACAAGAAACACCGCTACCATGTTTACGTGAAGTAGAAGCCTGCCGAgtgtctgcttttcttcttgcCAATCTGACCTCCACTGGGCCAGTCCTCCCTACAGGTCCTCAGGAGGGATAAAGGCCAGTCTTTCTGCCGTGGTAGGACAGGATGTCCAAAACAGCCCCAGCCACTTGGCCTTCTCCTTGGCCATGTGGTGCTGTCTAGTTCTCTAAACCCCAGAAGTttgtgggggaaagggaggaaggtggAACTCTGAGGCAGTCTTGCTCCAGCCTTGAAGCTCAGGTAGAAGATGCAGCCGGAACAGCTGATATCGGCCATTATGCCTACAGACACTCAATCCTGATGGCTCCGGAACTGGTCTCCCACTGGAATTGGGGTGGGGTAGGAATTCTGCCTCCCTCCAGCTAGTGGCAGGATCTGACAGTGCTGGCAAAGAGCCCCTTTCCTCCCTACATGGTAGCCTGCCTGAGTGCCTGGGGCTCCCTGGCTGGTGCTGTGAAAACTAGAGTCATAGAGTGCCTTTCTCTAGGCCTGCTCCTTTCAAAAGGCGTTTGTTTACAGACCCTGTGGAGGCTGGGAGTGCAGGAGAGGAGGCTGGGCCCTGAGGACAAGAGCATTCGCAGTTACTCCCAGCCCTCTTCATCCACTAGGGCTTCCTCCTTGAAACTTCAGCTGAAGACTAACCTTAGCCTCTTTCAGAATCGCAGGCTGTTCTTagaagcctcagtttctctaaaaCAGGTTGGCTAAATTGCCAGGACAAGCAGCCACCTCCCCTTACAGTGACCTGTCCAGGCTGAGGGAGAGTGAGCATGACTTAGAAGATGTCATTGCCTGACTCCAGACTCTGGTCAACCCTCCTGAACAGGCAGAatgacagagggacagaggggcacACAGACGCCTTTCCAGGCCTCCTAACCAAGTTCTTGCCTTTCTGAAAAGACCTTGGGTACCACTAGGACCAGAGAGGGACAAGGACATCTGCAGAAGCAGCTagtgagaggcagggaggggcacTGTGGACTACAGAAGTGGGCAACACGAGGTGACCTGTTCCTGTGTCTGACC
This window harbors:
- the Fam83f gene encoding protein FAM83F, with product MAESQLSCLDEAHVNEKVTEAHAAFYYCERRRAALEALLGGSEQAYRERVKKERLRDFLSSQERQALCAAWSPYEEAVSNSRAKAKAKAKSHSQAEPGESLAYWPDRSDTEVPPLDLGWTDSSFYRGVSRVTLFTHPPKEEKAPHLKQVVRQMIQQAQKVIAVVMDLFTDGDIFQDIVDAASKRRVPVYIILDEGGVKFFLEMCQGLELADFRIRNIRVRSVTGVGFYMPMGKIKGTLSSKFLMVDGDKVATGSYSFTWSSSYVDRNLLLLLTGQNVEPFDIEFRELYAISEEVNLHQHLGLAGRIGLNYSSTVARKLINPKYALVAGTRPPPGEMMRWAAQQQRDAGGNPEGQEEGSGGGESARRLESFLNDLVTVEQVLPTVDPIIPRLPKPNDGKTTSYAHTDLRHKSREALPQNGKGEAANGEATPAKESRRFSSRFFSRRVKRPTVHNNMAGSPSTETFTDVEFQLGKRHNEGSMANISGRGSSSVTKASNCVIS